A stretch of Besnoitia besnoiti strain Bb-Ger1 chromosome III, whole genome shotgun sequence DNA encodes these proteins:
- a CDS encoding hypothetical protein (encoded by transcript BESB_047530) gives MWTSISLGATSALPVAPSPGTLEPHSPDPRGDVPLHAVEGREGAAEKLIHAPSGNAYVAGTRVSRESDAAKRQGSCISALPDFFTTRPIVFREVDMHSTAAQPPAFLPHRDCIVHIKPAPVNDESWSQTGTFPRGLFSPVFIQNIDRNTTEEGLSGLTDTPICSPSFGGLSEEGTPRLTREAAAGAGAAELSTAASSVFSAESPGLLTLDVGYYSGRKSILSEAREEGLSEAGSEKSLSTCFNVKQASRDQLCLPVAVALAVSNVVESSSHSSFRDATNAGASPPPPAGTRSARSLVRRLRALEEPASRQREKNTTDGISPPSERVEGILGATRARDAVRLRLERRLSTVKAPAAPTSVSSTLAPAAPTGSPLFSSRGHQPPLHERQGPSPVRRHCSAHRPSPSVDGDDEDQSACPPSLPESPRRSRGHCHGAVFGPRVKAAARLVALLLLCTCPLILAGVVFHVSPDSRPVALSLLDGLCPLSSFCVYVAPAGAALTSIKNRTTQHLPALLFVLQALCNLLGCAYGLALGSAALAATNFIGLAFQVLWLAVYLALRRYQALASRSAPVRADQGGTHDEADPDALRCGRPRPLSPLLAFPGRRDSRRSPASTGREPLHSAGVPPWTRSQCGTLRKLVSGAASEPPRSSEHGLVTIWADAYPSRRVSHCGAGSPYYRGLVSAYLGAEESPGSRAARAACGSTSPVLLCGKLASKSQSQRTAEYAALGNDHVAARGQGDTAPREGQRRGAPWRAAAEREGNREAFASVQRVYPLPASSSDVPSLRQSRAACVLVVGDRHKAEAVALPHLHDVSPWRGSSFLALAVGSEERLSPRRSWRRHSPSAAARDAFCGGEEARPPFRRKDSFRSDEALPLSAESRDRVEDCGRAVSSSEEHHGSMPASSLVGSGSSLRCHSHPTSPSWMRSPRSRSPATGGAVKEDMSQTAGCASPERAGKRWMRTGGASSNARRNQETVQLLLRGPAGDGGDRGVRQWEGKPLCVPILGAFARVAVTLAPVFVVSTFLHESWLALLLTLLNVLAVVSPLSLLGDMIRRRSSTGLPRPLVAMMVVCNGLWGLYGLAGDIPAVYISSVIGYVAGFLQLAVVMWCDRELCWIDFALLLHLLRFARVSYSICPALAACNAYPAISCGHASPGSLSCHWSRKGLQHWLMKTGDDDGAKLAAEDGLSLKGDEKQAVALAPGKA, from the exons ATGTGGACGTCCATCTCTCTTGGAGCGACGTCAGCACTTCCTGTAGCTCCGTCTCCAGGCACCCTGGAACCGCATTCGCCTGACCCTCGCGGAGACGTCCCTTTGCATGCCGTCGAGGGACGGGAAGGAGCTGCAGAAAAGCTGATTCATGCACCGAGCGGCAATGCCTACGTCGCAGGAACGAGAGTTAGTAGAGAGAGTGACGCGGCCAAGCGTCAGGGATCCTGTATTTCGGCTCTTCCCGATTTCTTCACAACTCGCCCCATCGTCTTCCGCGAAGTGGACATGCACTCGACTGCGGCTCAGCCCCCCGCGTTTCTGCCGCATCGGGACTGCATCGTTCACATCAAGCCTGCCCCTGTGAATGACGAGAGCTGGAGCCAGACCGGCACATTTCCTCGAGGGCTCTTCTCGCCTGTGTTCATTCAGAACATCGACAGGAACACAACAGAAGAGGGGCTCTCTGGCCTCACCGATACACCGATTTGCTCTCCATCGTTTGGTGGGCTCTCAGAGGAGGGCACGCCGCGGCTGAcccgcgaagcggcggccggcgcaggcgccgcggagttGAGCACTGCTGCTTCTTCAGTATTTTCTGCCGAGAGTCCTGGTCTGCTTACACTGGACGTCGGCTATTACTCTGGACGGAAGTCGATCCTCTCAGAGGCGAGGGAAGAGGGCCTTTCTGAAGCAGGCTCCGAAAAGTCACTGAGCACTTGTTTCAATGTGAAGCAAGCCAGCCGCGACCAGCTGTGCCTTCCCGTTGCTGTAGCCCTGGCCGTCTCAAATGTTGTTGAGAGTTCTTCTCATAGTTCCTTCCGCGATGCAACAAATGCAGgagcctctcctcctcctccggcaGGCACACGCAGCGCACGTAGTCTGGTTCGCCGGCTGAGGGCTCTGGAGGAGCCGGCAAGCCGAcaacgagagaaaaacacCACAGATGGCATCTCTCCTCCCAGCGAGCGAGTGGAGGGGATCCTGGGggccacgcgcgcgcgcgacgccgtgCGGCTCCGTCTCGAACGTCGGCTGAGCACCGTCAAGGCACCCGCAGCACCCACCTCTGTCTCCTCAACACTCGCACCTGCTGCTCCAACTGGCAGCCCACTTTTCTCGTCTCGCGGCCACCAGCCACCTCTGCACGAACGTCAAGGACCCTCTCCTGTGCGCAGGCACTGTTCTGCGCATCGGCCTTCTCCTTCGGTGgacggagacgacgaggaccaGAGCGCCtgtccgccttcgctgcctgagTCACCTCGAAGGTCTCGTGGTCACTGTCATGGAGCCGTCTTCGGTCCACGTGTCAAagccgccgcacgcctcgtcgctctgctccttctctgcACATGCCCGCTTATTCTCGCGGGGGTCGTCTTCCACGTCTCACCAGATTCCCGTCCGGTGGCGCTGAGCCTGCTTGATGGGCTGTGTCCCCTTAGTTCGTTTTGCGTGTACGTCGCCCCCGCAGGGGCTGCGCTAACGTCAATCAAGAACAGAACTACGCAGCACCTTCctgccctcctcttcgttctcCAGGCTCTCTGCAACCTTCTCGGGTGTGCCTACGGCCTCGCTCTAGgcagcgctgcgctggcggccaCGAACTTTATCG GGCTCGCCTTCCAGGTGCTGTGGCTCGCCGTGTACCTGGCTTTGCGGCGGTATCAGGCCCTTGCGAGTCGATCGGCTCCTGTCCGCGCCGACCAAGGGGGCAcgcacgacgaggcggaccCCGACGCACTTCGGTgtgggcggccgcgccctctctcacctctcctcgcctttccgggtcggcgcgacagccgccggAGTCCCGCCAGCACAGGCCGCGAACCTCTCCATTCTGCGGGTGTCCCTCCGTGGACGCGAAGTCAGTGCGGAACGCTGAGGAAGCTCGTCAGCGGAGCCGCATCGGAACCCCCGCGCTCGAGTGAGCATGGACTGGTGACGATCTGGGCAGACGCGTACCCGAGCCGAAGAGTTTCTCACTGCGGCGCTGGATCGCCGTATTATCGAGGGCTCGTATCAGCTTACCTTGGAGCCGAAGAGTCCCCCGGGTCGCGGGCCGCAAGAGCTGCCTGCGGATCCACATCTCCGGTGCTCCTGTGCGGGAAGTTGGCGTCGAAATCTCAGAGTCAGAGAACCGCCGAATACGCGGCTCTAGGCAATGACCACGTGGCGGCGAGGGGACAGGGCGACACAGCACCGCGTGAAGGGCAGAGACGGGGTGCCCcctggcgcgcggcagctgagCGGGAGGGGAACAGAGAAGCGTTCGCGAGCGTCCAGCGGGTGTATCCTCTTCCTGCTTCCTCATCGGATGTGCCTTCTCTCCGTCAGAGCCGTGCCGCTTGCGTTTTGGTCGTCGGCGACCGTCACAAGGCTGAGGCTGTGGCATTGCCGCATCTCCACGACGTCTCGCCGTGGCGGGGATCGTCTTTCCTTGCCCTCGCGGTTGGTTCGGAGGAGCGCTTATCTCCAAGGCGTTCGTGGAGGAGGCATTCGCCATCGGCTGCTGCACGTGACGCTTTTTGCGGTGGggaagaggcgaggccgcctttTCGAAGGAAAGACAGCTTCAGGTCCGATGAGGCGTTGCCCCTGTCGGCAGAGTCCCGCGACAGAGTCGAAGACTGCGGCAGAGCCGTGTCTTCGAGTGAAGAGCATCATGGAAGCAtgcctgcctcttctctcgtcgGCTCTGGTTCTTCTTTACGTTGCCATTCGCATCCGACTTCACCCTCTTGGATGCGTTCACCGCGCTCTCGGTCGCCCGCCACGGGTGGGGCGGTGAAGGAGGACATGAGCCAGACTGCCGGCTGCGCAAGTCCTGAACGGGCGGGGAAGAGGTGGATGCGCACTGGGGGGGCATCCTCAAACGCTCGCAGAAATCAGGAAACAgtgcagcttcttctccgcggtcCTGCTGGGgacggaggcgaccgcggagtTCGGCAATGGGAAGGGAAACCCCTCTGTGTCCCGATCCTAGGTGCCTTTGCTCGTGTGGCTGTCACCTTAGCGCCAGTTTTTGTCGTCTCGACCTTCTTGCACGAGTCGTGGCTCGCCCTGCTCCTTACCCTCCTCAATGTGCTGGCCGTCGTCAGTCCTCTAAGCCTGCTG GGGGACATGATTCGACGCCGATCGTCTACGGGGCTCCCTCGCCCACTGGTCGCCATGATGGTCGTGTGCAACGGCTTGTGGGGACTGTACGGGCTCGCTGGAGACATTCCTGCAGTCTACATCTCTTCCGTCATAG GCTACGTCGCCGGATTCCTGCAGCTTGCAGTCGTCATGTGGTGCGACCGCGAACTGTGTTGGATCGActtcgctctccttcttcaTCTGCTTCGTTTTGCGCGCGTCTCGTACTCCATATGCCCCGCCCTTGCGGCATGCAATGCCTACCCAGCCATCTCATGCGGGCACGCCTCCCCTGGGTCACTTTCATGCCATTGGTCGCGAAAGGGACTTCAACACTGGCTCATGAAAACTGGGGATGACGACGGAGCAAAGCTTGCCGCAGAGGATGGACTCAGCCTGAAAGGCGATGAGAAACAAgctgtcgcgctcgcgcctgggAAGGCCTAA